The Arachis ipaensis cultivar K30076 chromosome B07, Araip1.1, whole genome shotgun sequence genomic interval TAAAATGGTAAATTAATCTAATAATctgtaagaaaaaaaaatattagtatttaTATTTCATATTAAGACTAAATGTTTACATGCGTTAGAATTTTCTTCCCATGACTCATCGACCATTTACTCCATTGTTACACACAATAACACAAGATGAAGAGTCATTGATAGGTGCTATAAAGCAGGACTTGAGCTGTGATTTCAATGATTTCTGCTGATACATATACTGAGTCAAACAAGAGAGGAAAAACCAGTTGAAGGGTTGAGTAACTACTGGTCCATTCACAGTTGGAAGGAAGAACAAATAAGGCCAAGTATAGGTTACTTTATGAACAAATAGTGCAGTTACTACTACTTGTTCAGTATATGTCTTACCATTGCCTATTAATTTAACTGTGAATCCATCAACAGAAGTTTTAGTTGTAGCCATCACATTCCAATCAACCAAAGAATTTTGAGATTGACTAAAATCTTGCCACCAGCTGAAACCATTAGAATCTTGAGGTTCATTGTCCACATATAATGCAAACTTGTTATGTCTCAGCATTGCAGCCTCACTAGTTTCACCATGCATATAAGAGTCACACTGAGTGTCAGAAAATGGATTAGTACTGAAAAATGGAACACTGTATGGTTGTGGTGCCACATCAACAACATCTTCATTAACCATATCCACATCATCGCAACTCAACTTGAATATCTCTTGCTGATAGTAGCCAACAATGTCTTTCATGGTTGGTCTCTTACGCGGCTTCCTCTCGGTGCATCTTAATGCCAATAAAAGCACCTTAGTGACTTGCCATGCTAGTCGTCCTGAACTGGGAAATGCATTTGCAAGATCTGGATCAACAATCTCCTCAATTTTTCCTGTTTCCAACCAGATAGATCTAACCCAACTCACTAAACCGGTTACCTTTCTTTCCTCCTCAACAACCACTCTCTTTCTGGTTAGTAACTCAAGCAGGACTACCCCGTAGCTGTACACATCTGACTTTCTGCTCTGCACTATTACATATGCATTCTCTGTTTCAGGGGACAACACAAGTACACAACCATGTTAGAGAGATACTGTGTTAGAAAAAACGGAGCGTGCAAGCAGAAGCGCAAAATTACACAATTGACACAAAGAAATACCAAATATTTTACTAAAAAAATATGATGACACAAAGTTATAAAATTGGGTAACCATTCTACCCTAACCAAATATCTAACAAGATACAAAGTGGTAATTGGTGATGCTACTCTACCTAGACCAAATCTCTTTCAAAGAGATCCTAAATGGGTAGCCGCTCTACCCAAACCAAATCCCTGAAACCCAGATACAAAGTGGTAATTTGTGATACATCACCCAAAACCAAGTCTCAATTCCACTCAAAATACCAAATCAAATGGTATAAATACTCAATCCAAATACAAAGAGAAGATACCAAAAGTACAAAACCAATCTTCTCTCACCAAAAGAGCGAATAATGACTTGGTGCACAAAACAAATGTGAAGACACAACACACAGAAAAACCTAACAATTTTCTCTCTAACACTCACTACATTGTTACACCCATTATCATACCAAACCAAACTAACTAAACCACCGATTTATACTAATCCTATGATGGTAAACAAAGAAAATCTCACTTGTTAAACTTATCAACTTACAAGATCTAGTTGATACATATTTGTTGGCAACACCTCATCTTTAACTTTTTCAAACTTTACAACGTGATTTCGTCTACATGCTTTTTTAGGTTAACATGTATCAAAAGAGAACTTTGCTTTTTGTTTCAAAACTCATAATTTCCAAAGCCACAATCTTTTCATTTCCACAATCTTGCGGAGATACATCACAATGAAATTGATCCTTTCTTGAAGTTTCATATTTCTTCTAAACCAAGTTACTTAATCATCAAATTTGATTTTGCTTTCTCACACTATGCAAGTATCGTCACATTAGAGAAGCAGAAAATGCGATTAGCTATGAAATTGGTGTGCAAAATGCAAATTACTTTGAAAAGTAAAGGGTGCATCAAGATCCGTCTTCCAGTCTCAACACTAAAAACATTTATCAACATCCAAAACTAAAACTGAAACTTAACACTAAGAAGTTAATCTAGCTTAGGAGAAAGATCTATGTACCTGGTGCAATATAACCAGCAGTACCTACAACATACGTTGAAAGCTTTTTCCAAGACTGAGATTGACTATAAGAATGTATAGCTAGGTTCCTGTAGAGGGCAGTACCAAAATCAGATATAAGAGGCTCCATGTCATCATTAAGAAGTATATTCTGTGGCTTTATGTCTCGATGCACTATGGGTGTGGTGTGGTCATGATGCAGATATTTTAGCCCATGTGCAATTCCAACAGCGATGTTAAGCCGTATATTCCAACATAAGGGTAGTGGGGGATGTTTCCCATGCAAAATGTCATGGAGGCTTCCATTCTTCATGTATTTATATAAGACTAAACCATAGTTCTCTCCTATCCAGTAGTCTGCACAAGAGACCAAGTTTCTATGCTTGATCCCTCCCAGCACTTCAATTTCTTTCCGCATAATATGTAAATACTTCCTCTTGTTCCTTTCAAATGCAATCTTCTTTACCGCAAAAGTCGTATAACCCAGTTGAGCTCTATAAACAATCCCATGAGCTCCTCTGCCAATAATGTACTGATCATTTAGGTTATCTGTAGCCTGCATCACTATGTCGTGAAGGGGAGCTGACTGGTTTTCAGTGAAGAACTTAATAACAGACAACCATTTTTCACCATAGACATCATTCTTCATTTCTTTCTTGCGGAGATACATCAAAAGTAGAGCTACCAGCATAGCTGAAACAAACAGTGAGGATGCAAGTTCTATCATTAAAATTACCAATGCACTGATGCCTTTGTGATCAGTTGATTGATAGGGACATGGCTTCAAATTACTAGTGTTGGTGCAATTCAGGCCACTAGAAGGAGAACAACTGACACATAAATGGGGATTACCCAAGAAAGAAGATGACGAGGAATTCAGAAACTTAAAGAGAGATTTCGGAACAGGACCATGCAAGAAATTGTTTGAAATATTGATCTCAGTCAATGAAAGTAGTTTATCAAGAACATCTATGTTTCCTGTCAAATTGTTCAGTGATAAGTCCAGACTTTGCAGTTCTTGTAGATGCCCAAGTTCTAAAGGAATCACACCTGTCAATCCATTGCTACTCAAATTCAACCCATAGAACAGATTCTGCAGTTTTCCCAATGATGGAGGAATTGTTCCTCCAATCAAATTTCCACCAAGTTGTAGTTCACGAAGCTTGCTAAGTTCTGAGAAAAAGCTCGGGATACCACCTGTAAAATGATTCTCTCTTAAAATTAATGTGGTTATCCCTGTCCAGTTCCTCAGACTTGATGGGAAGGAACCGTTTAGGGAATTGAATCCAACATCAAAATGATCCATTTTAGTACAATTTGACAGCTGTGGTGGCAAAGGTCCTTCCAAATTGTTGTGTGAAAGATCCAAAATCGTAAGATTCACAAGCTTTCCAAGTGCAGATGGTATGAGCCCATTAAACTTGTTCAGTGACATGTTAATTGCAGCAAGATTTGTACAATTTTCTAGACTTGGTGGAATTGGTCCACTGATGTTGTTCTTGCTTATGTGTAAGTATTTGAGGTTCATATTACTCTCAAAAACAATGAAATTATTTTCACTGAGAATCACCATACTCAGACTTGTACACCTTCCTACATCAGAAGGTATGTTACCTTGAAGTCGATTAGATCCCATGTTCAGCACTTGTAACTTCTTTCGAAAGCAAAGACTTGGTGGAAGATTACCAGTGAACTTATTATTTGTAAAGTCCAGTTTCACTATGCTGCTATTGATTCCCAAGTCTTGAGGAATGACTCCTAAGAACTGGTTGTCAAACAAAGACATAGTCTTTAGATTCTTGAGCTTTGCCATCTCCAAAGATAGTTCCCCATTCAATCTGTTCTCATTCAGAAACAATTCCTCTAGTTTACTGCAATTACCAATGGATGAAGGAATCGTACCTGACAACTGATTACCATGTAAGTGTAACCTTAACAGCTCAGTCAAGTTCCCAATACTGGATGGTATAGGACCACTGAGATGGTTATTGTGAAGGTTCATTTCTTCAAGCTGACGAATTTGAAACAAGGAATCGGGAATCGTACCACCCAATAGATTAGACGACAAATTCATGCTGCGTAAGCTTTGCAACTTCTTGAAGCTATTTGGTATCAGTCCGCTAAAGCTGTTATTAGAAAGGTCTAAGACCTGAAGCAAAGTACAGTTACTTAGCTCTGAAGGTACCTCTCCTAAGAAACCATTATTCGACAACACAAGGGTCTGCAAGCGATATAATTGTCCTATTTCTGGTCCAAGTTGACCTTGAATCCCAAGATCACTGAGATTAAGGGAGATCACATTATAGGCATGGTTGCATTGGACTCCAATCCACGAGCACGGAACCGAATCAGAGCCCTTCCACGTGGAGTTTATGATGGGTGGAACAAAGGTCCAATGAGTCAAGAGTGAAAGGAGAGTGACACCATCAGAGGCAAGAGCAGAAGCATCATACAAGGAGGTAGAGAAGCAAAGAATCAAGAAGAGTGTGACACTACTCATACGCATAGTGACAAAAGGCATACAAGGTAAGTAAGTAGCAGTTAACAAAAATGGTAGGGCAAAGTATTAAGTGTTTGGAATGAATGAGAATTTTTTGTGCTTGGAGTTGACGAGTCTGAGTTTCACTTGAGTGAACGTGGTTGGGGGATACACGGTTTAGGTAAGGTGTGCAATTGTGGAAGAATTTCTTCGAAAGTGCGGGGGAGGTGCTCTATTCATTTAAATGTCGTTTTATCATTTGACATTTATTGCAGTTTGTTATTTAAATCTTTTGGTTTATGTATAAATGATCAAAAATGATATTTTACTACCATTGAAGTTTATGTATAGAGATATTTTACATGTAACCCAAGTGGGCTACGGATGAACGCGCATTTGGATTTGAAAGAGACAAAGCAATCCATGCACAAATCAATCAATTACTAATAAAGTAACTGCTAAATTAGCTAGTAATAATTTTGACACTTCATTATGATACTATTTTTcttcataatataatataataagaagAAGCAGTCACCAACGAACCATAATACTTTATTGTTATCATATATTGGCCTTCGTACGTAAGCaattatttttgtaataattAAAATGAACGCGCAAAGTCTTttgtaaaattattattattaggtagAAAAAGTATgtggagccaatggaatatttgtacaatgtgtacaatggaggtttaaggagtattagagatataattattagtgttattTTTTTCCATCAactgaagcttttgggatgagtggtattatGACATAGTATTAGAGTTTTAGATCCGAAAGGTCCCAAAATCAGTTTAAGTTTTTGgggagatgtttattatccctagtactcggatggttattctagatagtatggggaatgttcattttgtaactcaatagtccatggtacacattgtacaaatagtccattgtctccctagcgggatccAGGTAGGTATATCTAATCGATTTGTCGTTTTCCCCTTCTGTATTTTCTTCAACTCATTAGAGAATTTTGAAAACTGTAAGAAAGAGAACACGTACGGTTGCCTATGTTTACGAATCCTCTCATCTTTTAAGTGTGTGGAACAACAATACGAATATAATCATGGACTTACATGGTAGCAGTCAATGGTTTCAGATTGAGCATTCAATATTAACAAACTTCAACGGTTTAATAATTATAAATCTTTTAGTTTATGTATAAAATTTGATTCTAAAAAACAATTGATCCTACGGTTTAATAATTATTTTCTAGATGTTTCATTTGAATTTGGAATCCCTTATTTGATTTCTATTCTCCCCATTGATACTAATATACTATACTaccttttttttataattttaaaaaatatatatataaaataaaaagattatatcttgaaattaaactaatttgaaTATCGAATAAGGCATTAATAAAGAAACAATTTATTATACGTTTAGTTTGTATTTTACCACATGCAGTCATGCACGCACTACCATCGTAGCTAACTGCAAACTGGTATACAGATCTGAATTGCCTGATTATGCTGAATTCAAATGCATTATGAGCGAGGCGCAATCAAGAAATCGAGCATATATTAGTGCAAGTATAACTCGATAAGATATAATCGTATATAGAACGCAACCTAAAAGTAAAAACTTACATTATCAAACAGCATTGGAAGAATTCTCCCCATAGATATGGATACTACAGTTAGCAAAAGATATTAACATATAAGCAAACCTCTAATGAATTTACAGAAATAGAGGATGAGCAGGGATTCTAGATTACTTAGACCTACGTTGGCGTCAATGTAATAAGAGATTGTACAAAGTGAAGATCCAAGTTACATGAATAAAGTCTGCAATTTACTTTACTTTACATGGTCGACATCAAACAATGCTCGCAGCCAACCAATTTTATCAGATCATGGATGTCAGATGCACCTAAAATACGAATATTATATTAAAACATACAATAGGCACAATGAGACTACAGACTAGGACGTTGCACAATTAGTGTGCAAATCATGACAGTCAAACAAGTTACAAAATTAGGATATtatatggaaaaaaaaaagggggaaagtTTTTTCCATCAATGAACAGCAACTCTTATCTTTCATTAGAAAGTTATTAATTTGatatcaagaaaagaaaatggcgGACACTGGAAAAGAAAATAGCTGTAAGTAAACATACAAAGCTTCTAAAATTTGTAGTTTCTTAATGCAATACAACAGCTAAACCGGGGGTTCACCACAAAGAGAGGTTCAAGTGAGAATGGTAGTTTTACGAATGCAAGGAATAAATTTGAGTAATCAGATTTTTCATCAACTAGAATGAGACATCGCGTTGCATAGATTCAAATAAATATCAAAAGTgactaataaatattataaaaataattttaaacataAACATGAATAcgaataataaattattttttgaaaagtaTATNNNNNNNNNNNNNNNNNNNNNNNNNNNNNNNNNNNNNNNNNNNNNNNNNNNNNNNNNNNNNNNNNNNNNNNNNNNNNNNNNNNNNNNNNNNNNNNNNNNNNNNNNNNNNNNNNNNNNNNNNNNNNNNNNNNNNNNNNNNNNNNNNNNNNNNNNNNNNNNNNNNNNNNNNNNNNNNNNNNNAGGTGGTAAACACTTTAAGATTTTATGTAAAGTAATTATTTGTATAATCTCTAAAGTTATCATtactaatttattttcaaaaattaaaactgCATATATCTATATTGACAACTATTTTATTAAGTACAAATAAATTGTATTTTTTCATTGTATAGGACTAAaacataattattaaaataaaataacattgaATGACTACCTTAATTTGAATCAATTCAAAAGTAAACGTTGTATAGACCGAatacaaattataattttataactACCTTAATTTGTTATATTTATTGGTGTGTTTTATAATACTATGACATATAAAGTATATTTTATGTCCTTAaagtttgttaaaaattttaaaaatattcctaagttttattttgttttaattttgttccaaaaattctCGATTTGCATAAAATATATCCCTGacaactaaattttcaaaaaatttagaacCAATTTAACAACAATTTCACGAAATCAACTTTCAACACAAGGAAATTGGACCGTTGTCATTCTGGATTAATCCTAAACTTTctgaaaatttatatttaatgtaAATCGAAAACTTCAAAGACAAAATTGAAGCAACATAAAACTTAAgagtatttttaaaatctttgacaaaattcagaaataaaaaatataatttacccTACTATTAAAGTAAATGCATAAAAGTAATGGATTATTAGGCATAAAGTTAATTGTGATAatctagtcaccaaaaaaaaaaatttaattgtgataatctaaaactatgaattagcaatgatatttttttttctctatataAGAGTAGCTTGACGTCTTTCAACTATAGTATAAACCGCTCATtggtttttaatttttgaaacaaTCTAGCATCGTCCTTGGATACAACATTAACACGGCTAACCCGGCTTTTATGCGTTACTTCATAGATCTTGTCAGCAACTGTCACAAGCTCTGGGCGGAATGTTGTTGTGATAAATTGTGTGGTTGAAAAGTCTGCCAGACAGCGGATCATATCTACGGAAGTTAAGGATCCCAAGACAACAATATAAAATGGAATCTTGATATCAGTCAATAAGGCAAGCACAATAATTGTTAAATTTAAATATCACCAAAAGCCCATATCTGAATCTAAACATTTCCCAACTGCCTCCTCCAAAGCACATTGATTGCAAGCATGGATAAATTTGaactttatattatatatattcaataaaaaaaaattatattttgaaacaaaaatGTAATTTACGAAGTAATAAAGCCTCACCAATGCAACAAGACCAAGGCTAAAATAGATTTCTCCAAATGAAAGATGAAGCACTGCCCTTTGAAATTCACTTGAAATTGTATTTCTCATGTAAAACTGTAAATTTTAATGTGTATGTAGTTATGTACCTGCATTTCCTTCTACTAGAAGCACTTAATGCAAGAACTTAACCTGTATCTTGGTGCTTAGGTACGTTTAACAGCAATACCTGAGAGAGAAAACAAACATGAAGGTATTTCCCTGGCCTTTTGAGATGAACCTTAAATGAAAGAAGGGAACATGATAAATATGTTGGAATAATAAAAATTGTTTGAACTATTTTGGATATCAAGAAAAACGTATTGTGTCATTTGATTGATGAATCTCACCTAGTAGGATAAGCCTTTTTAGCTGTCAAAGAACCATGCAAGTAACAGCTTTAGTATTTAGAGGAGATGGTCACAAGATGACTATTATATAAGCactataaaattttattgaaCCACAGATGCAATACAAGTGACTGAGGAATCACAACCAGTTAATTGCCATGAAAATAAGATAGCAAGAGTAATAAAATGGATACTTCCAACAGCAGTTCTGTATCGTGGATCCAGAGCCGCATCAATCTCATCAAATAGATAAAACGGAGCAGGATCACATCGTTGTATGGCAAAGATAAGTGTAAGAGCAACTACAGTCTTTTGACCCCCAGACAACTGCTTCATGGACTGTGTCTTTCCTTGTCCAGTAAAAGAAACCTGCAAGGAATAAACGTGCCAGGAATGTtgaataattataattatataccTAAATTGTGTGTAGTATGAAAGCAAAACAGCAGCTTTGGTTTGGACCAATGCTAGACCAATAAATGAACTGGCAAAAACATTTAAATCATAAGTAAAAAGGGCACAGCAGAAATGCACTTGCCTTCACTTCCACTCCAATGTACTTTTCTACTCTACCCTCTGGGTTTGCTTCACGAGGACCAacctcatcatcctcatcatcatcgtGACCACCCTCCTAAGGGAAAGGAATGGATACAAAATATCAATTACaataaccaaaaaagaaaaaaataacttCAATTGAGATAGCTCACTTCTCACAAATTTCacataaaaaaattgataatcaAGCACCGCACAAGAGAAAGTAAGAAATCACTTTGAGATAAAAGCATGATCCTATATAACATGCTAGAAAGCAAGATCCTTTCACAAACCAGATAAAGATTTAACAATCACAAACCTTCTTCTTCATCATAAACAGAAGACCATGACCCCCCGGTACGAGTTCAGAAAACACTTTTTGAAAATGCCAAGCAACACCTTTGAAAGTGCGCTCTATTGATTCATCCTTCCGTTGATCAAGTACAGATATTAGCTCTCTAATTTTCTGCAATTACTCAATGCCAGTGACAGAGAACTCAAATAATTTAGTGATGCTGTATAGACCagtgtcaaaaaaaaaaaatgcaaaagctGGGTTTGGATGTTTCACATTCAAAATGAACCTTAGTACCGGAATACAACTCacataagaaaataaaagcagtcaaaaatataaaaaggggaaaaagttATTTCATATATATGCAAGTGGTTAACAACACCTTTTTCGGGGACAAATCAAAATATCACCACCATTTTCAGGGAGAAATGAAAATATCAACAATCAGATGCCATGAAAGATCAGTTGTACCAAATCTTTCAGATGCTATAGTGCAGAACAGGAACTAGCAATGTATATCAAGCATTTAGCTGTCAGGTAATCACCCACCTTAATGTGAATTATAAAGAACCATTTCAACAAAAAGGCCAGACAATTACCTCATCTCCTGCATCAAGTTCAGCTTGCCTTTTCTGAAGTTCCTCTCGTTGTTCTGTCAAATTTATATACTGGTCAAGCGCTTTCTTGTTTACATGACTGAACTGCTGCAGTTGATCATTGCACCTGTGCAACGCTTTATGCAATTCTTTGATATTCCTCCTTTTGTACCTAAGAAGGTGCAATAAAGTTAGCTAAAACCAAACTATAGAGATAACAACAAACTGCAAGGAAATAACCTATAACTGTAACAGCACATATCTTCTGCATTATTTAAAATATGGCAGATTTCTTGATcacttaaaagaaaattaaaaaaataaagtaaaaacttTATTTATGtcccaaaattgaaataaaaaagaaatgatcATCAAGAAAAGCCTTACGTCTCAAATGCATCTGATGTCAATGGGCCCAGTTCCCTTATTTTCTTTGCATATTCCTCTTCTTTAgcagaatatatattttttttactcaGCAACTGCTCTAATTCTTTTGTTTCTTCCTGAAGTTTTCTTTCATACTCATCCTCCAAAGACTGCAGACCATAGTCATCATTATTGATGAAGCAAAAACTACTATAGCCAGCAATCAATCTAAAAAATTGTGTTTGGTTCTGAGAACAGGATAAAACAAAACACGGAAAACAAGACACTAAAGACAGAGACACAAAAATTaatgttcttatattttgtttggtgataaactagaacaaattacaAAAGCCCAATTTACTCTTATTTTTTCCATACAAAAAGTTTAGGAAGAAAagtataacaataaaaaatataattatgaaaatttgataaaaataatgaaagaaaaaatagaaaataaattgtgTCTCTTGTTAGTATCAGGAAGGACACAAAagacactaattcagtgtctctggacatATCTTATTTTCCAAACATGATTTT includes:
- the LOC107608088 gene encoding receptor-like protein kinase — protein: MPFVTMRMSSVTLFLILCFSTSLYDASALASDGVTLLSLLTHWTFVPPIINSTWKGSDSVPCSWIGVQCNHAYNVISLNLSDLGIQGQLGPEIGQLYRLQTLVLSNNGFLGEVPSELSNCTLLQVLDLSNNSFSGLIPNSFKKLQSLRSMNLSSNLLGGTIPDSLFQIRQLEEMNLHNNHLSGPIPSSIGNLTELLRLHLHGNQLSGTIPSSIGNCSKLEELFLNENRLNGELSLEMAKLKNLKTMSLFDNQFLGVIPQDLGINSSIVKLDFTNNKFTGNLPPSLCFRKKLQVLNMGSNRLQGNIPSDVGRCTSLSMVILSENNFIVFESNMNLKYLHISKNNISGPIPPSLENCTNLAAINMSLNKFNGLIPSALGKLVNLTILDLSHNNLEGPLPPQLSNCTKMDHFDVGFNSLNGSFPSSLRNWTGITTLILRENHFTGGIPSFFSELSKLRELQLGGNLIGGTIPPSLGKLQNLFYGLNLSSNGLTGVIPLELGHLQELQSLDLSLNNLTGNIDVLDKLLSLTEINISNNFLHGPVPKSLFKFLNSSSSSFLGNPHLCVSCSPSSGLNCTNTSNLKPCPYQSTDHKGISALVILMIELASSLFVSAMLVALLLMYLRKKEMKNDVYGEKWLSVIKFFTENQSAPLHDIVMQATDNLNDQYIIGRGAHGIVYRAQLGYTTFAVKKIAFERNKRKYLHIMRKEIEVLGGIKHRNLVSCADYWIGENYGLVLYKYMKNGSLHDILHGKHPPLPLCWNIRLNIAVGIAHGLKYLHHDHTTPIVHRDIKPQNILLNDDMEPLISDFGTALYRNLAIHSYSQSQSWKKLSTYVVGTAGYIAPENAYVIVQSRKSDVYSYGVVLLELLTRKRVVVEEERKVTGLVSWVRSIWLETGKIEEIVDPDLANAFPSSGRLAWQVTKVLLLALRCTERKPRKRPTMKDIVGYYQQEIFKLSCDDVDMVNEDVVDVAPQPYSVPFFSTNPFSDTQCDSYMHGETSEAAMLRHNKFALYVDNEPQDSNGFSWWQDFSQSQNSLVDWNVMATTKTSVDGFTVKLIGNGKTYTEQVVVTALFVHKVTYTWPYLFFLPTVNGPVVTQPFNWFFLSCLTQYMYQQKSLKSQLKSCFIAPINDSSSCVIVCNNGVNGR